In Arthrobacter sp. B3I4, the following proteins share a genomic window:
- a CDS encoding GNAT family N-acetyltransferase produces the protein MTEAAATPSWQTDPVTPDRFEDFADVINPSRRVTHCWCLSHRLRVKDIEELGGGREQAMRRLCERENPPGVLTYRDGEPVGWCSVGPRSEIPRLQASKLFRPVDGVPVWSIICVVVRSGHRKQGVTGHLIQGAVAYAASRGAPAIEAYPVDPAGRMDLTMAFVGTRSMFEKAAFRVIGTTDAVASGMPRLIMRRDLSA, from the coding sequence ATGACCGAAGCCGCGGCGACACCAAGCTGGCAGACCGACCCGGTCACCCCGGACCGTTTCGAGGACTTCGCCGACGTCATCAACCCCAGCCGGCGGGTGACCCACTGTTGGTGCCTCTCGCACCGTCTCCGCGTCAAGGACATCGAGGAGCTCGGCGGCGGCCGGGAACAGGCCATGCGCCGGCTGTGCGAGCGTGAGAATCCGCCAGGGGTGCTCACCTACCGCGACGGTGAGCCTGTCGGGTGGTGCAGCGTGGGTCCTCGATCCGAGATCCCGCGTCTGCAGGCCTCGAAGCTCTTCCGGCCCGTGGACGGTGTCCCGGTCTGGAGCATCATCTGCGTGGTCGTGCGCAGCGGCCACCGCAAGCAGGGCGTCACGGGACACCTCATTCAGGGAGCCGTCGCCTATGCAGCGTCGCGCGGGGCGCCGGCGATCGAGGCGTACCCTGTGGATCCGGCGGGACGGATGGACCTCACCATGGCCTTCGTCGGCACCCGCTCAATGTTCGAGAAGGCCGCATTCCGGGTGATCGGGACCACCGATGCGGTCGCAAGCGGGATGCCCCGGCTCATCATGCGCCGGGATCTGAGTGCCTGA
- a CDS encoding glutamate--cysteine ligase yields MRTFGVEEELLIVDPATGVPAALADTVLRGLSPRGAAAGPKTGRLPGDAAFGLELKLEQIEARTAPVLNHDALLCQIRQARVLVDQAARQQGARAAALATSPLACTTHTTHSPRYATMQRRFGLTVTEQLTCGLHVHTFIASPEEGVAVLDRIRDKLAVLIALSANSPFWNGGETGFESYRTQAWNRWPAAGPAMIFGSVPVYRGVVARLLESGVLFDEGMVYFDARLARHHPTVEVRVADVCLRAEDAALIAVLVRALVESASREWRDGVDPAPVPTVLLRMAAWQASNFGLRSELLDFGSFRPAPAGEVVHALVDFLAPVLAEQGELELVRSGVDRVLSDGTGSQVQRQALCAAGLKTRNGQAGLADVVAHAVEVTTRAG; encoded by the coding sequence ATGCGCACCTTCGGCGTCGAGGAGGAACTGCTTATCGTCGATCCCGCCACCGGGGTCCCGGCGGCGCTCGCCGACACTGTGCTGCGCGGGCTCAGCCCCCGGGGCGCTGCCGCAGGGCCCAAAACCGGCCGGCTCCCCGGCGATGCTGCCTTCGGCTTAGAGCTGAAGCTGGAGCAGATCGAGGCGCGGACGGCTCCTGTCCTCAACCACGACGCCCTTCTGTGCCAGATCCGGCAGGCCCGGGTTCTTGTGGACCAGGCGGCCCGGCAGCAGGGCGCGCGGGCGGCTGCCCTGGCCACCTCGCCCCTGGCCTGCACCACGCACACAACGCACAGCCCGCGGTACGCCACCATGCAACGGCGGTTCGGCCTCACTGTGACGGAGCAGCTGACCTGCGGGCTACACGTCCATACCTTCATCGCATCTCCGGAGGAGGGCGTGGCCGTCCTGGACCGCATCCGGGACAAGCTGGCGGTGCTAATCGCGCTCAGTGCCAATTCGCCTTTTTGGAACGGCGGCGAAACAGGCTTTGAAAGTTACCGGACGCAGGCGTGGAACCGCTGGCCGGCGGCCGGTCCGGCAATGATCTTCGGCAGCGTCCCCGTGTACCGGGGCGTGGTGGCGCGGCTGCTGGAAAGCGGGGTGCTCTTTGACGAGGGCATGGTCTACTTCGATGCCAGGCTGGCCCGCCACCACCCCACCGTGGAAGTCCGCGTCGCCGACGTCTGCCTGCGCGCCGAGGACGCTGCCCTGATCGCCGTCCTAGTGCGCGCTCTCGTGGAGTCCGCCAGCCGCGAGTGGCGCGATGGCGTGGACCCCGCCCCGGTGCCGACGGTTCTGCTGCGGATGGCGGCCTGGCAGGCCAGCAACTTCGGATTGCGCAGTGAACTGCTGGACTTCGGCAGTTTCCGCCCCGCCCCCGCAGGTGAGGTTGTGCATGCGCTCGTGGATTTCCTGGCCCCGGTTCTTGCTGAACAGGGCGAACTGGAGCTGGTCCGCAGCGGCGTGGACCGAGTTCTGTCGGACGGAACGGGTTCGCAGGTGCAGCGTCAGGCACTCTGCGCTGCCGGGTTGAAAACCCGGAACGGCCAGGCCGGGCTGGCCGACGTCGTCGCCCACGCTGTTGAGGTCACCACCCGAGCGGGTTAG
- a CDS encoding monovalent cation/H+ antiporter complex subunit F yields the protein MMPFVLAVTAVVLSLAAGGAIIRIARGPSLLDRVLAADVLLAILGAALCIDMAVNRHLNNLMLLVAISIIGFVGSVTVARFVADRRKQPNEF from the coding sequence ATGATGCCGTTTGTCCTGGCCGTCACCGCCGTCGTGCTGTCCCTCGCAGCCGGGGGCGCGATCATCCGCATCGCGCGGGGGCCTTCGCTGCTGGACCGGGTGCTGGCGGCCGATGTCCTGCTGGCCATCCTCGGCGCCGCGCTATGCATTGACATGGCCGTGAACCGGCACCTGAACAACCTGATGCTGCTGGTCGCCATTTCCATCATCGGCTTTGTCGGGTCCGTGACTGTGGCCCGCTTTGTCGCCGACCGGAGGAAGCAGCCCAATGAATTCTGA
- a CDS encoding ABC transporter ATP-binding protein has product MTSFNDVRPAGVTARGWGWRHAGRSRPAVRGLDLDIRPGERVLLLGPSGSGKSTLLHALAGVLGDPSADGSAADPGDSDETGSLLIDGAAPRAARGRAGLVQQDPETQVVLSRVGDDVAFGAENLAVSPDAIWRRVAEALDDVGLGGLPLQHPTSALSGGQKQRLALAGILAMRPGLLLLDEPTANLDPAGVLEVRDAVGRSLDRTGATLVVVEHRVAVWKDLVDRIVVLQPGSAAASAVLLDGPPDSVLEQAREMLIGAGVWVPGHVPATRLRGGTVGAAATGGAGTGGAPDGGAGTDGAPGGGTGRLLMAAEELAVSRERRRRGGLLKRFAPIPPLPVQTGITAQVRAGQALTVTGPNGSGKSTFALTLAGLLAPVGGKVSATTHLSAGAGIDPYRWKAQQLISRIGTVFQEPEHQFVTGRVLDELRFGPRQLGRGEDRLDELLERLRLRELVDANPYTLSGGEKRRLSVATVLAAHPQVLVLDEPTFGQDANTWAELASFLSELLDAGTAVVSVTHDAEFSEVLGGTELRLGAPQHSSAQVLPGSADPEVAAP; this is encoded by the coding sequence ATGACATCGTTCAACGACGTCCGCCCGGCCGGGGTGACCGCCCGCGGCTGGGGCTGGCGGCATGCCGGCCGGTCCCGGCCCGCCGTCCGCGGATTGGATCTGGACATTCGCCCGGGCGAGCGGGTGCTGCTGCTGGGGCCCTCCGGCTCCGGCAAATCCACGCTGCTGCACGCCCTCGCCGGGGTGCTCGGGGATCCCTCCGCCGACGGCTCCGCCGCAGACCCAGGGGACTCGGATGAGACCGGGAGCCTGCTGATCGACGGGGCCGCGCCGCGGGCGGCGCGCGGCCGGGCCGGCCTCGTGCAGCAGGACCCGGAAACCCAGGTCGTGCTGTCCCGCGTCGGCGACGACGTCGCGTTCGGGGCGGAAAACCTCGCCGTGTCCCCTGACGCTATCTGGCGCCGCGTGGCCGAAGCGCTCGACGACGTCGGGCTGGGCGGGCTTCCGCTGCAGCACCCGACATCGGCGCTGTCCGGCGGCCAAAAGCAGCGACTCGCGCTCGCCGGAATCCTGGCGATGCGGCCGGGGCTGCTGCTATTGGACGAACCAACAGCGAACCTCGACCCGGCCGGCGTCCTGGAGGTCCGCGACGCCGTCGGACGCAGCCTGGACAGGACCGGCGCCACGCTGGTGGTGGTGGAGCACCGGGTGGCCGTCTGGAAAGACCTTGTGGACCGGATCGTGGTGCTGCAGCCCGGATCCGCCGCGGCCTCCGCGGTGTTGCTCGACGGTCCGCCGGACTCGGTGCTGGAGCAGGCGCGGGAGATGCTCATCGGTGCCGGCGTCTGGGTGCCCGGCCATGTGCCGGCCACCCGCCTGCGGGGCGGGACAGTCGGCGCTGCCGCGACGGGCGGCGCTGGGACGGGAGGCGCGCCCGACGGCGGGGCCGGGACGGACGGTGCGCCCGGCGGTGGGACTGGCCGGTTGCTGATGGCGGCGGAGGAACTGGCTGTGTCCCGCGAACGGCGCCGCCGCGGCGGCCTGCTCAAGCGGTTCGCCCCCATCCCGCCTCTGCCGGTGCAAACGGGAATCACGGCGCAGGTCCGGGCCGGGCAGGCACTCACCGTCACCGGCCCGAACGGTTCCGGAAAGTCCACCTTCGCCCTGACCCTGGCCGGGCTGCTCGCGCCCGTGGGCGGGAAGGTGTCCGCGACGACCCACCTGAGCGCCGGCGCGGGCATCGACCCGTACCGGTGGAAAGCCCAGCAGCTGATTTCCCGGATCGGGACGGTATTCCAGGAACCGGAGCACCAGTTCGTCACCGGTCGGGTTCTGGACGAACTAAGGTTCGGTCCCCGCCAGCTGGGCCGCGGCGAGGACAGGCTGGATGAACTGTTGGAGCGGCTGCGGCTCCGCGAGCTCGTGGACGCCAACCCGTACACACTGTCCGGCGGCGAAAAAAGACGGCTCTCGGTGGCCACCGTGCTCGCCGCGCACCCGCAGGTGCTGGTGCTGGACGAACCCACCTTTGGCCAGGACGCCAACACCTGGGCCGAGCTGGCGTCCTTCCTCTCTGAGCTTCTGGACGCTGGCACCGCCGTGGTCTCGGTGACCCACGACGCGGAGTTCAGTGAGGTTCTGGGCGGCACCGAACTCAGGCTCGGGGCGCCGCAGCACTCCTCCGCCCAAGTGCTGCCCGGTTCCGCGGACCCGGAGGTGGCTGCGCCGTGA
- a CDS encoding ECF transporter S component has protein sequence MTDISAKQTLTTRKYSWRVVDIVLAALIAVAGGVIFWAWSQGSNLISVPLNAVYPPLTGLYAGGWMIPAVLGMLVVRKPGAALFCEAVAATGELIMGSQYGTTVLISGVLQGLGAELVFAAFLYRKFNLPVSLLAGAGAGLFCGLNDSFLPWGWNIAYEAGDKAAYIVFCAVSGAVIAGGLSWLATRGLARTGVLFSFASRKAASEPVFS, from the coding sequence ATGACTGACATTTCTGCAAAGCAGACCCTGACCACACGGAAGTACAGCTGGCGCGTGGTCGACATCGTGCTGGCGGCCCTGATCGCCGTCGCCGGCGGGGTGATCTTCTGGGCCTGGTCCCAGGGCTCCAACCTCATCTCGGTTCCGCTCAACGCGGTGTACCCGCCGCTGACCGGGCTCTACGCGGGCGGCTGGATGATCCCGGCGGTGCTGGGCATGCTCGTGGTCCGCAAGCCGGGCGCGGCCTTGTTCTGCGAGGCCGTCGCCGCTACCGGTGAGCTGATCATGGGCTCACAGTACGGAACCACCGTGCTGATCTCCGGCGTCCTGCAGGGCCTCGGCGCTGAGCTCGTCTTCGCGGCCTTCCTCTACCGGAAGTTCAACCTCCCGGTGTCCCTGCTGGCCGGCGCCGGGGCGGGCCTGTTCTGCGGCTTGAACGACTCCTTCCTGCCGTGGGGCTGGAACATCGCGTACGAAGCCGGCGATAAGGCCGCCTACATCGTCTTCTGCGCCGTCTCGGGTGCTGTGATCGCCGGCGGGCTGTCCTGGCTGGCCACCCGCGGCCTGGCCAGGACCGGGGTGCTCTTTTCGTTCGCGTCCCGCAAAGCGGCCTCGGAACCCGTGTTCTCCTGA
- a CDS encoding DUF4235 domain-containing protein, with the protein MNIVIKLLGTGISLVAGFAGTKLVDTVWEKTTGNKPPKGHDDDVPTTLRQALTFALISASVSAIIQVLANRGTQRAITRFAKTQDLV; encoded by the coding sequence ATGAACATCGTCATCAAGCTGCTCGGCACCGGCATCAGCCTGGTCGCCGGTTTTGCCGGCACCAAACTCGTCGACACCGTCTGGGAGAAGACCACGGGCAACAAGCCCCCCAAGGGACACGACGACGACGTACCCACTACGCTGCGCCAGGCCCTCACCTTCGCGCTGATCTCGGCCTCGGTCAGTGCCATCATCCAGGTCCTCGCCAACCGTGGCACCCAGCGCGCTATCACCCGCTTCGCCAAGACCCAGGACCTGGTTTAG
- a CDS encoding Na+/H+ antiporter subunit D: MNIASFAPLAVVLPILGAALTFLLIRNPRAQRSVSIALLSLTLMLECWLLASVWEGGTAAVSIGGWLPPWGIVMVVDQFSSLMLVVSSTVSLAVLVYATGQGMADGDRDAPVSIFHPTYLILVAGVSNAFLSGDLFNLYVGFEILLTASYVLMTLGGTGPRIRAGVTYVVVSVVSSVLFLIAIAMVYGATGTINMADLAIKLGGLDQGTRDLLHVMLLVAFGIKAAVFPLSFWLPDSYPTAPAPVTAVFAGLLTKVGVYAMVRTETLLFPGDTFNTPLMVAALLTMVVGILGALAQSDIKRLLSFTLVSHIGYMVFGLAMSSVAGLGAAVFYVAHHITIQTSLFLVTGLIERRAGSSSVDRVAGLAKLSPVLAVLFFVPAMNLAGIPPFSGFLGKLGLLQAGVALGTPLAYALVAGGVLTSLLTLLAVARVWNRAFWRKPEDAESPDPVLLAAPGNTSTGERAGQQNVTLLPRTMVGSTLGLVLAGVALTVFAGPLFRVSGQSAEEMLNRSSYIQAVLGDEASVPAIAQPLRQEGSK, from the coding sequence GTGAACATCGCAAGCTTTGCCCCGCTCGCCGTTGTCCTCCCCATCCTGGGTGCCGCCCTGACCTTCCTGTTGATCCGGAATCCCCGGGCGCAGCGGAGCGTGAGTATTGCGCTGCTCTCCCTGACCCTGATGCTGGAATGCTGGCTCCTGGCCTCCGTGTGGGAGGGCGGCACGGCAGCGGTGAGCATCGGCGGCTGGCTCCCGCCCTGGGGCATCGTGATGGTGGTGGACCAGTTCTCCTCGCTGATGCTCGTGGTGTCCTCCACGGTCAGCCTGGCCGTGCTGGTGTACGCCACCGGCCAGGGCATGGCCGACGGCGACCGGGACGCCCCGGTGTCGATCTTCCACCCCACCTACCTGATCCTGGTGGCCGGGGTGTCCAACGCTTTCCTCTCCGGCGATCTCTTCAACCTCTACGTGGGCTTCGAAATCCTGCTGACCGCCAGCTACGTGCTGATGACCCTCGGCGGGACAGGGCCCCGGATCCGCGCGGGCGTGACCTACGTGGTGGTCTCCGTGGTGTCTTCGGTGCTCTTCCTGATCGCCATCGCGATGGTCTACGGCGCCACCGGAACCATCAACATGGCGGACCTGGCCATCAAACTCGGTGGCCTGGACCAGGGCACCCGGGACCTGCTGCACGTGATGCTGCTGGTGGCCTTCGGCATCAAGGCCGCCGTCTTCCCGCTGAGTTTCTGGCTGCCTGACTCCTATCCGACGGCGCCGGCACCGGTCACGGCCGTGTTCGCCGGCCTGCTCACCAAGGTCGGCGTCTATGCGATGGTCCGCACCGAGACGCTGCTCTTCCCGGGGGACACGTTCAACACCCCGCTGATGGTCGCGGCGCTGCTAACCATGGTGGTGGGCATTCTCGGTGCGCTGGCGCAAAGCGACATCAAGCGGTTGCTCTCCTTTACTCTCGTCAGCCACATCGGCTACATGGTCTTCGGCCTGGCGATGTCATCCGTGGCCGGGCTGGGCGCTGCAGTGTTTTACGTGGCCCACCACATCACCATCCAGACCAGCCTGTTCCTGGTCACCGGGCTGATCGAACGCCGCGCCGGAAGCTCCTCGGTGGACCGGGTCGCAGGGCTGGCCAAGCTCTCACCGGTGCTGGCCGTGCTGTTCTTCGTGCCGGCCATGAATCTGGCCGGCATACCCCCGTTCTCCGGCTTCCTCGGCAAGCTGGGCCTGCTGCAGGCCGGGGTTGCCCTCGGCACCCCGCTGGCGTACGCCCTGGTGGCCGGCGGCGTGCTGACAAGCCTGCTCACGCTGCTGGCCGTCGCCAGGGTCTGGAACCGTGCCTTCTGGCGGAAGCCCGAGGATGCCGAGTCTCCGGATCCCGTGCTTCTCGCAGCTCCCGGCAACACAAGCACCGGTGAGCGTGCCGGCCAACAGAACGTCACCCTGCTGCCGCGGACGATGGTGGGCTCGACGCTTGGCCTGGTGCTGGCCGGGGTGGCCCTGACCGTCTTTGCCGGGCCACTTTTCCGGGTCTCCGGGCAGTCGGCCGAGGAAATGCTGAACCGCTCGTCCTATATCCAGGCCGTGCTCGGTGACGAGGCGTCGGTCCCAGCGATCGCCCAGCCGCTGCGGCAGGAGGGGTCGAAATGA
- a CDS encoding Na(+)/H(+) antiporter subunit C, giving the protein MSVNLTLLTVMGALYACGIYLLLERSLTRVLLGLMLLANATNLLILATGGYAGLAPFYTKDTAAGDYSDPLPQALILTSIVISFAVTAFMLGIIYRTWVLARQDDIQDDAEDRRVAETPSFDAEDDAVIPVETSEFPLVDGGTDAPETVQVGGRLMPAADAAAEEQHGSRNATLNQERGSK; this is encoded by the coding sequence ATGAGCGTCAACCTGACCCTGCTGACGGTAATGGGCGCGCTGTACGCCTGCGGCATCTACCTGCTCCTGGAACGCAGCCTCACCCGGGTCCTGCTCGGCCTGATGCTGCTGGCCAATGCGACCAACCTGCTGATTCTTGCCACCGGCGGCTACGCGGGCCTGGCCCCCTTCTATACCAAGGACACAGCCGCCGGCGACTACAGCGACCCGCTGCCGCAGGCGCTGATCCTGACCTCGATCGTGATTTCCTTCGCCGTCACCGCTTTCATGCTCGGCATCATCTACCGCACCTGGGTGCTGGCGCGGCAGGACGACATCCAGGACGACGCGGAAGACCGCCGCGTCGCTGAGACCCCCAGCTTCGACGCCGAGGACGACGCCGTCATCCCGGTGGAGACCTCGGAGTTCCCGCTCGTGGACGGCGGAACCGACGCCCCGGAAACCGTCCAGGTCGGCGGACGCCTGATGCCGGCGGCGGACGCCGCCGCCGAGGAACAGCACGGCTCCCGCAACGCCACCCTCAACCAGGAAAGAGGGTCCAAGTGA
- a CDS encoding energy-coupling factor transporter transmembrane protein EcfT, producing the protein MREALTLRGNRALLTRANPLAKFCGVVLITVALALSIDWVSASVALAFEFLLFPLAGLTLALLWQRGWPLLLAAAVGGWSTAILAPDHGRILLDVGLWSISEGSLQLGLGFLLRGLAIALPAVLLMSCTDPTDLADALAQQVKLPHRFVLGTLAAMRLVGLLAEEWQTIGMARRARGVGSHGNPVQRLKAMLGQSFGLLVQAVRRASRLAVTMEARGFGDTERTWARKATFSSLDPWVVLGGLVIAGAAVIAAVAAGTWNMVFLGQQ; encoded by the coding sequence GTGAGGGAGGCCCTGACCCTGCGGGGAAACCGCGCCCTGCTGACCCGCGCCAACCCGCTGGCCAAATTCTGCGGCGTCGTGCTGATTACCGTAGCCCTGGCTCTGTCCATCGACTGGGTCTCCGCGTCGGTGGCGCTCGCCTTTGAATTCCTGCTGTTCCCGCTGGCCGGCCTGACGCTGGCACTGCTCTGGCAGCGCGGCTGGCCACTTCTCCTCGCGGCGGCGGTGGGCGGCTGGAGCACCGCGATCCTGGCCCCCGACCACGGGCGGATACTGCTGGACGTAGGACTCTGGTCCATCAGCGAGGGTTCGCTCCAGCTGGGGCTGGGTTTCCTGCTGCGCGGCCTCGCGATTGCCTTGCCGGCAGTGTTGCTGATGAGCTGCACGGACCCGACCGACCTCGCCGACGCCCTTGCCCAGCAGGTGAAACTGCCGCACCGGTTCGTGCTGGGCACTCTTGCGGCGATGCGGCTGGTGGGACTCCTGGCTGAGGAATGGCAGACCATCGGAATGGCAAGGCGCGCCCGCGGGGTGGGGTCGCACGGAAATCCGGTGCAGCGGCTGAAGGCGATGCTCGGCCAGAGCTTTGGGCTGCTGGTCCAGGCCGTCCGCCGCGCCTCCCGGCTGGCCGTGACGATGGAGGCGCGGGGTTTCGGCGACACGGAACGGACTTGGGCACGGAAAGCAACCTTCAGCAGTCTGGACCCATGGGTGGTTCTGGGCGGACTGGTCATCGCCGGTGCTGCAGTGATTGCCGCGGTCGCCGCTGGAACGTGGAATATGGTCTTCCTCGGGCAGCAGTAG
- the mnhG gene encoding monovalent cation/H(+) antiporter subunit G, which produces MNSETFSADAVIDAVSAVFMVLGALMSLGAAIGLLRFPDLMSRMHAATKPQVLGLFLLLSAVGLQMRTWWVWPVLVVAWIFQLLTVPVSAHMVGRAGYRTKHLHPELLSADELEAVVQQAAGERGFTGDAE; this is translated from the coding sequence ATGAATTCTGAGACGTTTTCCGCCGACGCCGTGATCGACGCCGTCTCGGCAGTGTTCATGGTGCTCGGCGCGCTGATGTCCCTCGGCGCGGCGATCGGCCTGCTGCGGTTCCCGGACCTGATGAGCCGGATGCACGCCGCCACGAAGCCCCAGGTGCTGGGACTGTTTCTGCTGCTGTCCGCGGTGGGGCTGCAGATGCGCACCTGGTGGGTGTGGCCGGTGCTCGTGGTGGCGTGGATCTTCCAGCTGCTGACGGTGCCGGTCTCGGCCCATATGGTGGGCCGGGCCGGTTACCGCACCAAACACCTGCATCCGGAACTGCTGAGCGCCGACGAGCTCGAAGCTGTCGTGCAGCAGGCGGCCGGGGAGCGCGGGTTCACCGGCGACGCGGAGTAA
- a CDS encoding UDP-N-acetylglucosamine 1-carboxyvinyltransferase encodes MTPPTAEHLGAVLRDARGEKGWTQGQLAAELGTSQSAIARMEQGKQNLSLKMIQRLETIFDRTIVKVGRPQMTHLRVEGGRTLSGAVDVNSSKNAGVALLCASLINRGTTVLRRLARIEEVNRIVEVLTSIGVECTWLNATDLQIRRPAVLDLESMDIEAARRTRSVIMLLGPLLDESSEYRLPYAGGCDLGTRTVEPHMQALRQFGLSVEATSGFYTVQAPAADDHDRSFVLSERGDTVTENAIMAAAHRRGSTIIRNASPNYMVQDLCFYLQMLGVQIDGVGTTTLKIVGRPVVAADVEYFPSEDPIEAMSLITAGIVTNSEVTVRRVPIEFMEIELATLEQMGQQLEVSAEYVARNGRTRLVDVTTKPSELRAPEDKIHPMPFPGLNIDNLPFFAVIAANAQGQTMIHDWVYENRAIYLTELNKLGAQVQLLDPHRIYVNGPTKWRAAEVGCPPALRPAACLLLAMLAARGVSELRNIYVIERGYEDLAERLNTIGAKIEYFQD; translated from the coding sequence ATGACTCCCCCCACTGCTGAACACCTGGGCGCCGTGCTCCGGGACGCCCGCGGCGAGAAGGGCTGGACCCAAGGACAGCTCGCCGCCGAACTCGGAACCAGCCAGAGCGCCATCGCAAGAATGGAGCAGGGCAAACAAAACCTGAGCCTGAAAATGATCCAACGGCTTGAAACAATTTTCGACCGCACCATAGTCAAGGTCGGGCGGCCGCAGATGACGCACCTGCGGGTCGAGGGCGGCCGCACGCTCTCGGGCGCCGTGGACGTCAACAGCAGCAAGAACGCCGGGGTCGCACTGCTCTGCGCCAGCCTGATCAACCGGGGCACCACCGTACTGCGGAGGCTGGCCCGGATCGAAGAAGTCAACCGTATCGTCGAGGTGCTCACCAGTATCGGCGTCGAATGCACCTGGTTGAACGCCACCGACCTGCAGATCCGCCGGCCGGCCGTGCTGGACCTGGAATCGATGGACATTGAGGCCGCCCGCCGTACCCGCAGCGTCATTATGCTGCTTGGCCCGCTGCTCGACGAGTCCAGCGAATACCGGCTGCCCTACGCCGGCGGGTGTGACCTGGGCACCCGCACCGTGGAGCCACACATGCAGGCTCTTCGGCAGTTCGGCCTCAGCGTGGAGGCGACCTCCGGCTTCTACACCGTGCAGGCGCCGGCCGCGGATGACCACGACCGGTCCTTCGTGCTGAGCGAGCGCGGCGACACCGTCACGGAGAATGCGATCATGGCGGCAGCGCACCGCCGGGGTAGCACCATCATCCGCAACGCCAGCCCGAACTACATGGTCCAGGACCTCTGCTTCTACCTGCAGATGCTGGGCGTGCAGATCGATGGCGTGGGGACCACGACATTGAAGATCGTCGGGCGCCCGGTTGTCGCCGCCGACGTTGAGTACTTCCCGTCCGAGGACCCGATCGAGGCGATGAGCCTGATCACGGCCGGCATCGTAACCAACTCCGAGGTCACGGTCCGCCGGGTCCCGATCGAGTTCATGGAGATCGAGCTGGCGACGCTGGAGCAGATGGGCCAGCAACTGGAGGTGTCCGCGGAGTACGTAGCCCGCAACGGCCGGACCCGGCTCGTGGACGTCACCACCAAGCCCTCGGAGCTGCGTGCCCCGGAGGACAAAATCCACCCGATGCCCTTCCCCGGCCTGAATATCGACAACCTGCCGTTTTTTGCCGTCATTGCCGCCAACGCCCAGGGCCAGACCATGATCCACGACTGGGTTTACGAGAACCGGGCCATCTACCTGACCGAACTGAACAAACTCGGCGCCCAGGTCCAGCTGCTGGACCCGCACCGGATCTACGTCAACGGGCCCACCAAGTGGCGGGCCGCTGAGGTCGGTTGCCCGCCGGCCCTGCGCCCGGCCGCCTGCCTGCTGCTGGCCATGCTGGCCGCGCGGGGAGTGTCCGAGCTGCGCAACATCTACGTGATCGAGCGCGGCTACGAGGACCTGGCCGAGCGGCTGAACACCATCGGCGCGAAGATCGAGTACTTCCAGGACTGA
- a CDS encoding Na+/H+ antiporter subunit E yields MTGKRISLRQELPLLVWLVIVWGALWQDFSAGNLLFGALIAVLVARMFYLPPVELGGRFNVLRAVTFAVGFLAKVVAASFQVLSLAVLRGPRVISAVVAVPLRSHSDLLVTATGHVISLIPGSLVVEVDRTTSTLYIHGINVRDAVDAAKLRKEVRDAEAGLIRIMGTRAEVAALNREVGA; encoded by the coding sequence ATGACGGGGAAGCGGATTTCGCTGCGCCAGGAACTCCCGCTGCTGGTCTGGCTCGTGATCGTCTGGGGAGCGCTCTGGCAGGACTTCAGCGCCGGCAACCTGCTCTTCGGGGCCTTGATCGCAGTGCTGGTGGCCCGAATGTTTTACTTGCCGCCGGTAGAGCTGGGCGGCCGCTTCAACGTGCTGCGCGCCGTGACGTTCGCTGTCGGATTCCTGGCCAAAGTGGTGGCTGCCAGCTTCCAGGTCCTGTCCCTGGCCGTGCTCCGCGGGCCCCGGGTGATCAGCGCCGTCGTCGCCGTCCCGCTTCGGAGCCACTCCGACCTGCTGGTGACCGCAACCGGCCACGTCATCTCCCTGATCCCAGGCTCCCTGGTGGTGGAGGTGGACCGGACCACCTCCACGCTCTACATCCACGGCATCAACGTCCGCGACGCCGTCGACGCGGCCAAACTCCGCAAGGAGGTCCGCGACGCCGAGGCCGGGTTGATCCGGATCATGGGCACCCGGGCCGAAGTCGCCGCGCTAAACCGGGAGGTGGGCGCATGA